One stretch of Deinococcus cellulosilyticus NBRC 106333 = KACC 11606 DNA includes these proteins:
- a CDS encoding metalloenzyme domain protein, whose translation MPVLWLCLDGIGHPEDAPADSCWDQDLPVLRSLIDAGQKVDARLGVEGLPQSGTGQTSIVTGINAAKHMGRHYGPVPGPTIKPLIRDHSTPVLLTRAGGTLKLLNFYPPTYAPPGGKHGAIVQSVLDAGEILNPEGFPSIRPSLGMHYQAPYEPYLPLNEIRAWGRAAARAAREVDLVMLDLWFSDFIGHAQDAVAARNYLIHLNAFLEGAVEHEVRIFMTSDHGNMEDTNIKTHTFARVPFVSAGFEASEVRDIAEAGAEIKKLLGLASSEG comes from the coding sequence ATGCCTGTTCTCTGGCTCTGCCTGGATGGCATCGGTCATCCAGAGGATGCTCCAGCAGACAGTTGCTGGGATCAGGACTTGCCTGTCTTGCGATCCCTTATTGATGCAGGCCAGAAGGTGGATGCTCGACTTGGTGTGGAAGGCCTCCCCCAGTCAGGCACAGGTCAAACCAGCATTGTCACGGGCATCAATGCAGCAAAGCACATGGGGAGGCACTACGGTCCGGTTCCTGGTCCCACCATCAAACCCCTGATTCGGGACCACAGCACCCCTGTGCTGCTGACCCGGGCAGGAGGGACCCTGAAACTGCTCAACTTCTATCCTCCCACCTATGCACCTCCCGGAGGAAAACATGGGGCAATCGTTCAGAGTGTGCTGGACGCAGGAGAAATCCTCAACCCTGAGGGCTTCCCCAGCATTCGCCCTTCACTGGGCATGCATTACCAGGCACCTTATGAACCATACCTTCCTCTGAACGAAATCAGAGCATGGGGAAGGGCAGCAGCAAGGGCTGCCAGAGAAGTGGATCTGGTGATGCTGGACCTGTGGTTCAGTGACTTCATTGGCCATGCCCAGGATGCTGTGGCTGCCCGAAATTACCTGATCCACCTGAATGCTTTTCTGGAGGGAGCAGTGGAGCACGAGGTGAGGATCTTCATGACCTCTGACCACGGCAACATGGAAGACACCAACATCAAAACCCACACCTTTGCACGGGTGCCCTTTGTCTCTGCCGGCTTTGAGGCTTCTGAAGTCAGAGACATTGCAGAGGCAGGTGCAGAAATCAAAAAACTGCTCGGGTTAGCGAGCAGCGAGGGGTGA
- a CDS encoding long-chain fatty acid--CoA ligase: MHSTIMNFPLTIPHILQRAERYFPDREVVSLIPAGVNEAGQPIPGKHKYTYRQMAARARQLANALKEAGIQKGDRVATFAVNHFRHLEAYFGIPIAGAVLHTVNVRLHPEQLVYIINHAQDRILLIDNVFARMLPALLPHCPSIEKVVIMGPTPQSIPGMLDYDQWIGAQPTTFDFPELDENDPAGMCYTSGTTGHPKGVVYSHRSTVLHSLASALPDALNLKHADSLLPVVPMFHVNAWGLPYTATMVGAKQVFASVFSDGASLAKLLSEEQCTRTAGVPTIWMGLLQEVERAIQAGTPYDLSKLEMLVVGGSAAPESLIRAGDKLGLHLFHAWGMTETHPLGTCASVPVGVDVESDEGYHYRAKQGIPVPLVEIRAVDGDLNEVPHDGKTMGALLVRGAWVSQEYYNNPEGSRATQVRLDDQVWFDTGDIITIDEEGYMAIQDRAKDLIKSGGEWISSVDLENALMGHPAIAEAAVIATPHPRWEERPLGVLVVKPGQEQPSREDLNAFLAEKFAKWWLPDAYVFVEQIPRTTVGKFLKRALRDQFKDFRLEQ; the protein is encoded by the coding sequence ATGCACAGCACCATCATGAATTTTCCGCTGACCATCCCCCACATTCTGCAACGTGCAGAGCGTTACTTCCCTGACCGTGAAGTGGTGTCTCTGATTCCTGCTGGCGTCAATGAGGCCGGTCAGCCCATTCCTGGCAAACACAAATACACCTACAGGCAAATGGCAGCACGGGCCAGACAGCTGGCCAATGCCCTCAAAGAAGCAGGCATCCAGAAAGGGGACAGGGTCGCCACCTTCGCAGTGAACCACTTCCGTCACCTGGAAGCTTATTTTGGGATTCCCATTGCGGGTGCTGTGCTTCACACCGTCAATGTGCGACTGCACCCTGAGCAACTGGTCTACATCATCAACCACGCCCAGGACCGCATCCTCCTGATCGACAATGTGTTCGCACGCATGCTTCCTGCCCTGCTTCCCCACTGCCCGAGCATTGAAAAAGTGGTGATCATGGGTCCCACCCCCCAGTCCATCCCTGGCATGCTGGATTACGACCAGTGGATTGGTGCACAGCCCACCACCTTTGATTTCCCGGAGCTCGATGAAAATGATCCTGCCGGGATGTGCTACACCTCGGGAACCACTGGCCATCCCAAGGGTGTGGTGTACTCCCACCGTTCCACAGTGCTGCACAGCCTTGCCTCTGCGCTTCCAGATGCCCTCAACCTGAAACATGCCGATTCACTGCTCCCTGTGGTGCCCATGTTCCACGTGAATGCCTGGGGGCTGCCTTACACCGCCACCATGGTCGGGGCCAAGCAGGTGTTCGCCTCTGTGTTCAGTGATGGTGCATCTCTGGCAAAATTGCTTTCAGAAGAACAGTGCACCCGCACGGCAGGTGTTCCCACCATCTGGATGGGTCTCCTTCAGGAAGTGGAACGGGCCATTCAGGCTGGAACCCCCTATGACCTCAGCAAACTGGAGATGCTGGTTGTGGGTGGGAGCGCAGCCCCCGAGAGCCTGATCCGCGCAGGAGACAAACTGGGCCTGCACCTGTTCCACGCCTGGGGCATGACCGAAACCCACCCTCTGGGCACCTGTGCTTCTGTTCCGGTGGGTGTGGATGTGGAAAGCGACGAGGGGTACCACTACCGTGCAAAACAGGGGATTCCCGTGCCTCTGGTGGAGATCCGCGCTGTAGATGGTGACCTGAATGAGGTGCCCCACGATGGCAAGACCATGGGTGCCCTGCTGGTCCGTGGTGCGTGGGTGAGCCAGGAGTATTACAACAATCCGGAAGGGAGCAGGGCCACACAGGTGAGACTGGACGATCAGGTCTGGTTTGACACCGGAGACATCATCACCATCGATGAAGAAGGCTACATGGCGATTCAGGATCGGGCCAAGGACCTGATCAAGAGCGGTGGAGAGTGGATCTCCAGTGTGGATCTGGAGAATGCCCTGATGGGTCACCCGGCGATTGCAGAAGCTGCCGTGATCGCCACACCCCACCCCAGATGGGAAGAGCGTCCTCTGGGCGTTCTGGTGGTCAAGCCAGGACAGGAGCAACCTTCCAGAGAAGACCTGAATGCCTTCCTGGCAGAAAAATTTGCCAAATGGTGGTTGCCTGACGCTTACGTTTTTGTGGAGCAGATTCCCAGAACCACAGTGGGCAAATTCCTCAAGCGTGCATTGCGCGACCAGTTCAAGGACTTTAGACTGGAACAGTAA
- a CDS encoding 23S rRNA (pseudouridine(1915)-N(3))-methyltransferase RlmH: MKLHFITVGEPRLDYAKRGWEEYYQRLGRYHKVKTTRLKDKADPTQEVLRAAGNAYLMPLDPRGKHLTSEELSVHLDQVALSGHGEIAFVIGGPDGHSDELREKAHFLWSMSKLTFPHDLAMVVMLEALYRASTISKGEPYHR; this comes from the coding sequence ATGAAACTGCACTTCATCACCGTCGGAGAACCCCGACTGGACTATGCAAAACGCGGCTGGGAAGAGTATTACCAGCGACTTGGACGTTACCACAAGGTCAAAACCACCCGTTTAAAAGACAAAGCAGATCCCACCCAGGAGGTGCTGAGGGCCGCTGGAAATGCCTACCTGATGCCCCTTGATCCCAGAGGGAAACACCTGACCAGTGAGGAGCTCTCTGTGCACCTCGATCAGGTGGCCCTGTCCGGTCATGGTGAGATTGCTTTTGTGATTGGGGGTCCAGATGGACACAGCGATGAACTCAGGGAAAAAGCCCATTTCCTCTGGAGCATGAGCAAACTGACTTTTCCCCACGATCTGGCCATGGTGGTGATGCTTGAAGCCCTGTACCGGGCAAGCACCATCTCCAAGGGTGAGCCGTACCACAGGTGA
- the rsmI gene encoding 16S rRNA (cytidine(1402)-2'-O)-methyltransferase, which yields MIHVTLVPTPVGNLSDITLRALEVLKNSDAIAAEDTRHTGILLKHFGIDKPLVRLDQHTIRDRAEGVLEKYPRLAFVSDAGTPGISDPGAELVQIVLALGGQIEVLPGPTALIPALVLSGLPTQPFTFEGFLPRSGSERKARVQAMIERTHTSAFYESPHRMLDTLEELIKLCGPERQVSITRELSKKFEETFRGTLQEAATHFKKGIKGEIVMVLSPAAAQDPSQGMDFRELARKLYQDGLGTREVRDELIKAGLRKNDAYMIALELRESSS from the coding sequence GTGATTCATGTCACCCTTGTTCCCACTCCCGTTGGCAATTTATCGGACATCACGCTCAGGGCCCTGGAGGTCCTGAAAAACTCTGATGCCATTGCTGCTGAAGACACCCGGCACACCGGCATCCTCCTGAAACATTTCGGAATCGACAAACCCCTGGTGCGCCTCGACCAGCACACCATCAGGGACCGTGCAGAGGGCGTCCTGGAAAAATACCCCAGGCTGGCTTTCGTCAGTGATGCAGGAACGCCAGGCATCAGTGACCCTGGAGCAGAACTGGTGCAGATTGTGCTCGCTCTGGGAGGCCAGATTGAGGTCCTGCCCGGCCCGACCGCCCTGATTCCTGCCCTCGTGCTCTCTGGACTTCCCACCCAGCCTTTCACCTTTGAAGGATTCCTTCCCCGTTCAGGTTCTGAACGCAAGGCCAGGGTGCAGGCCATGATTGAGCGCACCCACACCAGTGCCTTCTACGAAAGTCCTCACCGGATGCTGGACACGCTGGAGGAGCTCATCAAATTGTGCGGACCTGAACGCCAGGTCAGCATCACCCGGGAGCTCAGCAAAAAATTTGAGGAGACTTTCCGAGGAACCCTGCAGGAGGCCGCCACCCACTTCAAGAAAGGCATCAAGGGAGAAATTGTGATGGTGCTCTCTCCGGCAGCAGCACAGGACCCCTCACAGGGGATGGACTTCCGGGAGCTGGCCCGTAAACTGTACCAGGATGGCCTGGGCACCCGTGAAGTGCGAGATGAACTCATCAAGGCAGGTTTGCGTAAGAATGACGCTTACATGATAGCCTTAGAACTGCGTGAATCGTCCAGCTGA
- the pfkA gene encoding 6-phosphofructokinase has product MKRIAVFTSGGDAPGMNAAVRAVVRAATGKGIEVVGIMRGFQGMIEGDMRLLGPRDVANTIQRGGTILLTARSKDFRNPEGRAKAAEQLKKWDIDGVVCVGGDGSFHGAHYLHEEHGIKVVGLPGTIDNDLYGTDYTIGYFTAVDTALDCIDKLRDTGASHERIFVVEVMGRHAGFIALDVGIASGAEEVLIPEHPMPIEEVIQTLKESEAKGKKSSFIIVAEGYPGGGQGVQDAIEGAGFESRLTILGHVQRGGSPKAEDRILASRLGEAAVCALQDGKSDVMLGVTNHEISFTPLADTWEKRKDVNAHLRSCVKTLSV; this is encoded by the coding sequence ATGAAACGAATCGCTGTGTTTACCAGTGGGGGCGACGCTCCTGGCATGAATGCGGCTGTGCGTGCTGTGGTGCGTGCAGCCACGGGCAAGGGCATTGAAGTGGTCGGCATCATGCGTGGATTTCAGGGCATGATCGAAGGCGACATGCGCCTGCTTGGCCCCCGTGATGTGGCCAACACCATCCAGCGTGGGGGCACCATTCTGCTGACCGCCCGGTCCAAGGACTTCCGCAATCCCGAAGGGCGAGCAAAAGCCGCTGAACAGCTCAAAAAGTGGGACATTGATGGCGTGGTCTGTGTGGGCGGAGATGGCAGCTTCCACGGCGCGCACTACCTGCATGAAGAGCATGGCATCAAGGTTGTGGGCCTGCCTGGCACCATTGACAACGACCTGTATGGCACCGACTACACCATCGGGTACTTCACTGCTGTGGACACTGCCCTGGACTGCATCGACAAACTGCGCGACACCGGAGCCAGCCACGAACGCATTTTTGTGGTGGAAGTGATGGGTCGTCATGCGGGTTTCATTGCGCTTGATGTTGGTATCGCTTCCGGGGCAGAGGAAGTGCTGATTCCCGAGCATCCCATGCCCATTGAAGAAGTGATCCAGACCCTCAAGGAAAGTGAAGCCAAGGGCAAAAAATCCAGTTTCATCATTGTGGCCGAGGGTTACCCTGGCGGTGGTCAGGGCGTGCAGGATGCCATTGAAGGGGCAGGTTTCGAATCCAGACTCACCATTCTGGGCCATGTGCAGCGCGGCGGAAGCCCCAAAGCCGAGGACCGCATCCTGGCCTCCCGTCTGGGCGAAGCTGCCGTCTGTGCACTGCAGGACGGCAAGAGCGACGTGATGCTTGGTGTGACCAACCACGAAATCTCCTTCACCCCTCTGGCCGACACCTGGGAAAAACGCAAAGACGTGAATGCCCACCTCAGAAGCTGCGTCAAGACCCTCTCGGTCTGA
- a CDS encoding deoxyguanosinetriphosphate triphosphohydrolase, with protein MLLSRLQLMHREEASLASYATLNLHTRGRIHPEPESEHRLPFQKDRDRILHTTAFRRLEYKTQVFVNYEGDYYRTRLTHTLEVAQVARSMAVALGVNETLTETIALSHDLGHPPFGHAGEHQLDHWMKSRNAGGFNHNEQAFRIVTELEKRYQDFSGLNLSWETLEGIVKHDADAQIFPALANGFEPHCRPSLEAQIAAIADGVAYNTHDLDDGIKAGILTPHLLSGLKIWDELVLRLNLKVEPFSELSRRKLVRELLGWIINDILQETERRLQQHQIETAAQIRQLNTVVVAFSAEMQQMMAELKRFLYQHLYYHPSKMQQTFRAEHFIDGLFSAYLKQPRLLPLHVQACIPMLGLERTICDYIAGMTDRFAMDEYSRLYAPREH; from the coding sequence ATGCTTCTGTCCAGACTTCAACTCATGCACCGCGAAGAGGCGTCCCTGGCCTCCTATGCCACATTGAATTTGCACACCCGGGGCAGAATCCACCCCGAACCTGAAAGTGAACACCGCCTCCCCTTCCAGAAGGACCGGGACCGCATCCTGCACACCACGGCCTTCAGGCGTCTGGAGTACAAAACGCAGGTCTTTGTGAATTACGAGGGCGATTACTACCGCACCCGACTGACCCACACCCTGGAGGTGGCACAGGTGGCCCGTTCCATGGCCGTGGCCCTGGGGGTCAATGAAACCCTGACAGAGACCATCGCCCTGTCCCATGACCTGGGTCATCCTCCTTTTGGACATGCAGGGGAGCACCAGCTCGACCACTGGATGAAGTCCAGAAATGCCGGAGGCTTCAATCACAACGAGCAGGCTTTCAGGATCGTGACAGAGCTGGAGAAACGTTACCAGGACTTTTCAGGCCTCAATTTGAGCTGGGAGACCCTGGAAGGCATCGTCAAACACGATGCAGATGCGCAGATCTTTCCAGCCCTTGCAAATGGATTCGAACCCCACTGCAGGCCTTCACTGGAAGCCCAGATTGCTGCCATTGCCGATGGGGTGGCCTACAACACCCACGACCTCGATGATGGCATCAAGGCAGGCATTCTCACCCCTCATCTGCTCAGCGGACTGAAGATCTGGGATGAACTGGTTCTTCGCCTGAACCTGAAGGTGGAGCCCTTCAGTGAGCTCAGCCGCCGGAAACTGGTGCGAGAACTGCTGGGCTGGATCATCAACGACATCCTGCAGGAAACCGAACGCAGGTTGCAGCAGCACCAGATTGAGACCGCAGCACAGATCAGACAGTTGAATACGGTGGTGGTGGCCTTCAGTGCAGAGATGCAGCAGATGATGGCAGAACTCAAACGTTTCCTGTACCAGCACCTCTATTACCATCCCAGCAAGATGCAGCAGACCTTCCGGGCAGAGCACTTCATTGATGGCCTTTTCTCTGCCTACCTGAAACAACCCCGTCTGCTTCCCTTGCATGTTCAGGCCTGCATCCCCATGCTGGGTCTGGAACGCACCATCTGCGATTACATTGCAGGCATGACCGACCGCTTTGCCATGGATGAGTACAGCAGGCTGTATGCGCCCCGTGAGCACTGA
- a CDS encoding NAD(P)/FAD-dependent oxidoreductase translates to MYKKAIVMGSSFSGLCAARILNEFFEEVWILEKDALDASSRRGVPQYLHSHVLLARGFSGLNALFPELEHELLERGALKTDIGTYARWYQWGGWKRNFPMGIGALSCSRALLETALREQVLALPGVHLLTGHKVTGLVSQGDSKTGITVNGVHVQTPNGEKTLEAEMVMDCSGRGSHAPKWLTDLGYSAPRASEIPARVGYVTCKYNTPVPDPLEQQALIISPAAPREQRAGLVLPIENHQWSVTVAGWCSDHPEPTHEDLIKFAQSLPVPDLYQLLVKAEPVGEPVRHLIPSSIRRHYEKLRAFPKGFLVMGDALCSFNPTYGQGITVAVLQAEHLQECLSESQGELKDLWRWFFKRIQPAIQTAWSMVELEDSRFFPEHPLSPAKKFLQRYLTRVHRAATQDHEVSRAFYQVLNMKEPPQALFHPRVLWRVLLFYKQVGQTAPVYQRSSRL, encoded by the coding sequence ATGTATAAAAAAGCCATTGTGATGGGTTCCAGCTTCAGTGGCCTGTGTGCAGCTCGAATTCTGAATGAATTTTTTGAAGAAGTATGGATTCTTGAGAAAGATGCTCTGGACGCCTCATCCAGACGTGGCGTTCCACAATATTTGCATTCTCATGTGCTGCTGGCCCGGGGATTTTCTGGTTTGAACGCCCTGTTTCCTGAGCTTGAACATGAACTCCTGGAAAGGGGTGCCCTGAAAACAGACATTGGCACCTACGCCCGCTGGTACCAGTGGGGCGGATGGAAGCGTAACTTTCCCATGGGGATTGGAGCCCTGTCTTGCAGCCGCGCCCTGCTGGAGACCGCTTTGCGAGAGCAGGTGCTTGCTTTGCCAGGTGTGCATCTGCTGACTGGACACAAAGTTACAGGGCTGGTGTCTCAGGGAGACAGCAAAACAGGTATCACCGTCAATGGAGTGCATGTCCAGACCCCCAATGGAGAAAAAACCCTTGAGGCCGAGATGGTGATGGACTGCTCAGGACGCGGTTCTCATGCACCAAAATGGTTGACTGACCTGGGATATTCTGCACCCAGAGCCTCTGAGATTCCTGCCAGGGTTGGATACGTCACCTGCAAGTACAACACCCCGGTGCCTGATCCTCTGGAACAACAAGCCCTGATCATCAGCCCAGCAGCCCCGAGAGAACAAAGGGCAGGGCTTGTGCTCCCCATCGAAAACCACCAGTGGAGCGTGACGGTTGCAGGATGGTGCTCAGACCATCCCGAACCCACCCATGAGGACCTGATCAAATTCGCACAGAGCCTCCCTGTGCCCGACCTGTACCAGTTGCTGGTCAAGGCCGAGCCTGTGGGTGAACCTGTACGGCACCTGATCCCCAGCAGCATTCGCAGGCATTACGAGAAACTCAGGGCCTTTCCAAAAGGTTTCCTGGTGATGGGTGACGCCCTGTGCAGCTTCAACCCCACCTACGGTCAGGGCATCACTGTGGCTGTGCTGCAGGCAGAGCACCTACAAGAATGTCTGTCTGAGAGTCAGGGGGAACTGAAAGACCTGTGGCGCTGGTTCTTCAAGCGCATTCAACCTGCCATCCAGACCGCTTGGTCGATGGTGGAACTGGAGGACAGCCGCTTTTTTCCAGAGCATCCACTGTCCCCTGCGAAAAAATTCTTGCAGCGTTACCTGACCCGGGTGCACAGGGCCGCCACCCAGGACCATGAGGTGTCCCGTGCCTTCTATCAGGTGCTCAACATGAAAGAGCCGCCACAGGCCCTGTTCCATCCCAGGGTGCTGTGGCGGGTGTTGCTGTTTTATAAGCAAGTGGGCCAGACGGCTCCGGTTTACCAGCGCAGTTCCAGGCTGTAA